A single genomic interval of Coccidioides posadasii str. Silveira chromosome 1, complete sequence harbors:
- the MEP5_1 gene encoding Fungalysin/Thermolysin Extracellular metalloproteinase 5 (SECRETED:SignalP(1-19)~antiSMASH:Cluster_1.8~EggNog:ENOG410PNJQ~COG:O~MEROPS:MER0001399) — protein sequence MRVSSSLIALAALAVQALALPVNELAERDTGLDVKLIPIGNTRVKAIITNNADHEMSFVKYNTLFDSSPVRKVQISKDGSIVPFNGMRLYYDINNLPKEAYKTLAPGASAEAEFDIAETSDLSAGGSFEISAEGSIPVIDGQGTKPTGSIRFKANVLTMDIDGEMASKVASAIPELDKRTRVDGQTCTGQYAQLLQGGLRNCVTYAQRAAQAASGGNAQKFQEYFKTTSQQARQSVARRFQAIAQECSSANQGRTIYFCQDIYRNCQRGLIAYTIPARSHVVNCPDYWRLPPVVNRGLDPDHGYVVVHEFTHATSIFSPGTVDHAYGYEQCRRLNAQQSLSNADNYSLFAADVTRN from the exons ATGCGTGTTTCGTCTTCTTTGATTGCCCTGGCGGCATTGGCTGTccaagctcttgctttgccTGTCAACGAGTTGGCTGAGCGCGATACTGGACTCGATGTCAAGCTCATCCCCATTGGAAACACCCGTGTGAAGGCGATCATCACCAACAATGCTGACCATGAGATGTCCTTTGTGAAGTATAATACGTTGTTTGACTCCTCACCTGTGCGCAAGGTCCAGATCTCCAAGGATG GCTCTATTGTTCCCTTCAACGGCATGCGTCTCTACTATGACATCAACAACCTTCCGAAGGAGGCCTACAAGACTTTGGCCCCAGGTGCCAGTGCTGAAGCTGAATTTGATATTGCTGAGACATCTGACCTCTCTGCTGGTGGCTCCTTTGAGATCTCTGCTGAAGGCAGCATCCCTGTCATTGATGGCCAGGGCACTAAGCCCACTGGCTCAATTCGATTCAAGGCAAATGTCTTGACCATGGATATTGATGGTGAGATGGCCTCCAAAGTGGCTAGTGCCATTCCAGAGCTTGACAAGCGCACCCGTGTCGATGGCCAGACTTGTACTGGTCAATACGCCCAACTCCTGCAAGGTGGTCTTCGCAACTGTGTCACCTATGCCCAGCGTGCCGCCCAAGCAGCTTCTGGGGGGAATGCTCAGAAGTTCCAGGAATACTTCAAGACCACCAGCCAACAGGCACGCCAGAGTGTTGCCAGACGGTTCCAAGCCATTGCCCAAGAATGTAGCTCTGCCAATCAGGGCCGCACGATCTACTTCTGCCAGGATATCTACCGCAACTGTCAGAGGGGTCTCATTGCCTACACCATCCCTGCCCGCAGCCATGTTGTCAACTGCCCAGACTACTGGCGCCTTCCTCCTGTTGTCAACCGCGGCCTTGACCCTGACCACGGCTATGTTGTTGTCCATGAGTTCACACATGCTACTAGCATTTTCAGCCCTGGCACTGTTGACCATGCTTATGGATATGAGCAATGCAGGAGACTTAATGCCCAGCAGTCTCTTAGCAATGCTGACAACTACTCTCTCTTTGCTGCTG ATGTCACCCGCAACTAA
- a CDS encoding uncharacterized protein (antiSMASH:Cluster_1.8~SMCOG1030:serine/threonine protein kinase~EggNog:ENOG410PK09~COG:T~TransMembrane:1 (o393-411i)), whose translation MIRSEPHPLSVFSLVPLNERSSRALDHPKNQPHVSYLPDYNDDAYSSERGRGLNIGFNIESSSPCTLATIGCEGDIIVSGSAISRIQCCFEVVQSTGMFRLTDRSRHHNTQFKGLDAVPFEPGRTPRRAVIHAIFNTEFAFGGSNSNLYHFRIHWHRVHFDIRRQIDSRGSDHCLTISDTSGEEDTALGPERFTQIHIPQFPKLRYRYLTNYPLGRGTFGEVFEGVNVDTGELLAVKNVTLPDTPNHGTAYKSLKIEIENIGSIKHENIIRYLWTEWKSMHMFIIVMPRMHGSVARLMNDGAFITDHNLTAELLHQMLKALDLLALRGLIHRDVKPENILYLTAPDRSYNFKLADFGLCNYATRATTRAGTLPYMAPEVLIKGRVSQTHKMDVWSLFVTIAVILNVAELRAQFRNPKLMGNPKSQIEAIQEAARHSSLLPLKMMAIVDAGQRASAGEMLDQLFHGEGRTTPKGRHHPATPQLNLTICHPESSRLSQAESWGSAMLMD comes from the exons ATGATACGTTCAGAGCCCCATCCATTATCCGTGTTTTCGCTTGTTCCCCTTAACGAGCGAAGTTCTAGGGCTCTTGATCATCCCAAAAATCAACCTCATGTCTCATACCTCCCCGACTACAACGATGATGCCTACTCTTCAGAGAGAGGGCGAGGGTTAAATATCGGCTTCAACATCGAGTCATCTTCCCCTTGCACTTTGGCAACTATTGGTTGCGAGGGAGACATTATCGTCTCGGGAAGCGCTATATCCCGGATCCAATGTTGCTTTGAGGTTGTTCAAAGCACGGGAATGTTCAGGCTCACCGATCGATCTCGACACCACAATACGCAGTTCAAAGGACTCGATGCAGTACCGTTTGAACCGGGCCGCACCCCTCGGCGAGCCGTGATACATGCGATATTCAACACCGAGTTTGCCTTTGGAGGATCCAATAGCAATCTTTACCATTTTAGAATACATTGGCACAGAGTCCATTTTGATATCCGACGGCAGATTGATTCCCGAGGTTCCGATCACTGTCTCACCATATCGGACACGAGTGGTGAGGAGGATACGGCGTTAGGCCCAGAACGATTCACTCAAATTCATATCCCCCAGTTTCCAAAGCTTCGCTACCGTTACCTCACGAATTATCCCCTGGGCCGTGGTACTTTTGGGGAGGTCTTTGAAGGTGTAAATGTTGACACTGGCGAGTTGCTAGCCGTCAAAAATGTGACTTTGCCTGACACTCCAAATCATGGGACTGCATATAAAAGTCTGAAGATCGAAATCGAAAATATTGGGAGCATCAAACAC GAAAATATTATAAGGTATCTCTGGACCGAATGGAAGAGCATGCATATGTTTATTATAGTTATGCCTCGCATGCACGGCTCAGTCGCCCGTCTTATGAACGACGGTGCTTTCATCACGGATCATAACCTAACAGCGGAGCTCCTCCATCAGATGCTGAAGGCCTTGGACCTTCTCGCTCTAAGAGGCCTTATCCATCGAGACGTGAAGCCTGAGAATATACTATACTTGACTGCACCAGACCGAAGCTATAACTTTAAGCTTGCAGACTTTGGTTTATGCAATTATGCGACAAGGGCCACGACAAGGGCTGGTACCCTACCATACATGGCCCCGGAAGTACTCATAAAAGGCCGGGTCTCGCAGACCCACAAGATGGATGTTTGGTCGCTCTTTGTCACCATCGCTGTGATTTTAAATGTAGCAGAATTGAGAGCACAATTCCGGAACCCTAAGCTTATGGGGAACCCAAAGAGTCAGATAGAAGCTATCCAAGAGGCAGCTCGGCATAGCAGCCTGTTGCCTTTGAAAATGATGGCAATTGTTGACGCCGGGCAACGTGCTTCCGCTGGAGAAATGCTAGACCAACTCTTTCACGGAGAAGGGCGCACTACCCCCAAAGGCCGTCATCACCCTGCAACCCCCCAGCTTAACCTTACAATTTGCCACCCCGAAAGCAGCAGGTTATCCCAGGCAGAGAGTTGGGGTTCGGCCATGCTAATGGACTAA
- the FSF1 gene encoding Putative alpha-isopropylmalate carrier (antiSMASH:Cluster_1.8~EggNog:ENOG410PFBD~COG:P), translated as MSASMSGSRDLPASKHDLSTYWGRVKQAAEISDPRTLFVSSAGLENAKRVLASYKDGKIAAMTPEIWDAKRIVDSTLHPDTGEPVFLPFRMSCFVLSNLIVTAGMLTPGLTVRRQIIFPLPFPIRSIPARPSGVY; from the exons ATGTCAGCTTCCATGTCCGGTAGTCGGGATCTTCCCGCCTCGAAACATGACCTCAGCACTTACTGGGGACGGGTCAAGCAGGCCGCAGAGATATCAGATCCGAG AACACTCTTTGTATCCTCGGCCGGCTTAGAGAATGCAAAGCGAGTCCTTGCATCGTATAAGGATGGCAAAATCGCAGCCATGACCCCGGAGATTTGGGATGCAAAGAGAATAGTGGATTCGACGCTGCACCCTG ATACTGGCGAACCAGTCTTCCTCCCGTTCCGGATGTCCTGCTTCGTGCTCTCCAATTTAATCGTGACAGCTGGCATGCTTACGCCCGGACTTACGGTACGGAGACAGATTATCTTCCCACTCCCCTTCCCCATCCGCTCCATCCCTGCACGACCCAGCGGAGTTTACTAA
- a CDS encoding uncharacterized protein (antiSMASH:Cluster_1.8~EggNog:ENOG410PFBD~COG:P~TransMembrane:2 (o53-70i82-106o)) — MRGEEIRKGIDIYPVLTAQEKAKREVDGGEVKSLGKSKKAATLAVGETAVSRVLNATPIMVLPPLILVRLQKMDWLKSRPRLVLPVNLGLIFATSIFALPLALGAFPQRQAISASKLEEEFWDCGGKDGLVEFNRGI; from the exons ATGCGTGGGGAGGAGATCCGGAAAGGCATCGACATCTACCCTGTCCTCACAGCGCAAGAGAAGGCGAAGCGCGAGGTGGACGGAGGAGAGGTTAAGAGTCTCGGCAAGAGCAAGAAGGCTGCCACTCTGGCGGTCGGAGAAACTGCTGTTAGCCGCGTGCTCAATGCTACCCCGATCATGGTTCTCCCACCATTAATATTGGTTCGTCTGCAGAAGATGGACTGGCTGAAGTCTCGGCCTCGTCTCGTCCTTCCGGTGAATCTGG GATTAATCTTCGCGACATCGATTTTCGCGCTTCCGCTAGCACTAGGAGCCTTCCCTCAACGGCAGGCCATCAGTGCTTCTAAGCTTGAGGAGGAGTTCTGGGATTGCGGCGGGAAAGATGGTTTGGTTGAGTTTAACCGGGGAATATAG